A genomic region of Candidatus Aegiribacteria sp. contains the following coding sequences:
- a CDS encoding transglycosylase SLT domain-containing protein: MKVILLPLILLIGCTTHQPNGNQPDDISFEQKSCLAETCGDSLAVIGLNEEARECFIRAALLRTPEDSLRHDLIWKAADVSDASSVICAQLLLEQTDSLAPYKALQLGGHEVGRELISYISMRDCVMPEYLYLVLADSLLAGGEADLALMIIPNIPDDLPETALRSKTIILYRAMLETGRLSDADSVFLSAESFLDNELISLLCHYTGVWMLKEGIEGYSEVFQRAYELWPAAPVHAHGYDMIREFILNDRSMAAAVADPFYSGGLWNELYDIAVNSPDPDPHLWYLAARTRDRLGFYETAVEMLEQYREKWPTGNDTPEVLIYLGRNLGRNGDWRRGLEVLEQYRSDFPDHHRIGNLPWYMGNMLTENRQWNQAIPWFRMTLEKYPFNVTADDAHFYLCFCLMKTGRISDSMAEFGDFISRWTGSVYLSSAKYWLGKLLLAEGNPDGNVILEQLIEDAPASLPASFARELLGEPAWKPVYTEESLTDWMTRHEHPPVLPPEEAYRGLFLQEAGLRHFADGEFRKAEEIAGGPDYLAPFYLQNSVWERRPISGYLMWDLAGDDNDRPRELWMLRYQMAWPEFVVPAGEKYGLDSLFAWAIIRNESMFQPTCYSVAGARGLIQMIPSTSEYVALQQGWDDYSPDRLYDPAVSIEYGICYIAGVLHKFSGDPVITAAAYNGGPHNAIHWGAIDMETDEFFSLITYNETKSYAQNVHHAYIIYRALYLEQE; the protein is encoded by the coding sequence TTGAAGGTTATTCTTCTTCCGCTTATTCTGCTGATCGGCTGCACCACACATCAGCCGAACGGGAATCAACCTGATGACATATCGTTTGAGCAGAAAAGCTGCCTGGCTGAAACATGCGGGGATTCTCTTGCAGTCATTGGATTGAATGAAGAAGCTCGCGAATGTTTCATCAGAGCTGCACTACTGAGAACTCCGGAGGATTCACTGAGACATGATCTGATCTGGAAGGCGGCAGATGTCAGTGATGCTTCCAGTGTAATCTGTGCACAGCTCCTTCTTGAGCAGACGGATTCGCTTGCTCCTTACAAAGCTCTTCAACTTGGTGGACATGAAGTTGGAAGAGAATTGATTTCATATATTTCCATGCGTGATTGTGTCATGCCTGAGTACCTGTATCTTGTTCTTGCTGATTCTCTTCTTGCTGGTGGAGAAGCTGATCTTGCTCTTATGATCATTCCGAATATTCCTGATGATCTCCCGGAAACCGCTCTTCGCAGCAAAACCATAATCCTATATCGCGCTATGCTGGAAACAGGAAGATTGTCAGACGCTGATTCTGTTTTTCTATCTGCTGAGAGTTTCCTGGATAACGAACTGATATCATTGCTCTGTCATTATACGGGCGTCTGGATGCTGAAGGAAGGAATTGAGGGATACAGCGAGGTTTTTCAGAGGGCCTATGAACTCTGGCCCGCAGCTCCCGTTCATGCTCATGGGTACGATATGATTCGAGAATTCATACTGAATGACAGAAGCATGGCTGCCGCAGTTGCTGATCCTTTCTATTCAGGCGGGCTGTGGAACGAACTCTACGATATCGCTGTCAACTCCCCTGATCCCGATCCTCACCTGTGGTATCTTGCGGCAAGAACAAGGGACCGACTGGGATTTTACGAAACAGCAGTGGAAATGCTGGAGCAGTACCGTGAGAAATGGCCGACAGGTAATGATACACCCGAAGTGCTGATTTATCTTGGACGTAATCTCGGACGGAACGGTGACTGGAGAAGGGGGCTGGAGGTTCTCGAACAGTACCGCTCGGACTTCCCGGATCATCACAGGATCGGAAATCTTCCCTGGTATATGGGGAACATGCTGACTGAGAACAGACAGTGGAATCAGGCTATTCCGTGGTTCCGCATGACACTCGAGAAATACCCGTTCAACGTTACGGCTGATGATGCCCATTTTTACCTGTGCTTCTGTCTGATGAAGACAGGCAGGATATCGGATTCGATGGCGGAATTCGGCGATTTCATTTCAAGATGGACAGGAAGCGTCTACCTTTCTTCAGCGAAGTACTGGCTGGGAAAACTTCTTCTCGCAGAAGGTAATCCGGACGGAAATGTGATTCTTGAGCAACTGATTGAAGACGCTCCGGCAAGCCTTCCTGCGAGCTTCGCGAGGGAACTCCTTGGAGAACCTGCCTGGAAACCAGTTTATACCGAAGAATCTCTTACTGACTGGATGACCAGACACGAACATCCCCCGGTCCTGCCACCAGAGGAGGCTTATCGCGGACTGTTTCTGCAGGAAGCCGGTCTGAGGCACTTCGCGGATGGAGAATTCAGAAAAGCGGAAGAAATTGCAGGGGGGCCTGATTATCTTGCGCCTTTCTACCTTCAGAACAGCGTGTGGGAGAGAAGGCCTATTTCGGGTTATCTGATGTGGGATCTTGCAGGAGATGATAATGATCGCCCTCGAGAGCTATGGATGCTCCGTTATCAGATGGCATGGCCGGAATTTGTTGTGCCTGCCGGAGAAAAATACGGACTGGACTCACTGTTTGCATGGGCTATCATAAGGAACGAAAGCATGTTCCAGCCGACCTGCTATTCGGTAGCGGGAGCCAGAGGACTTATCCAGATGATACCAAGCACTTCGGAATATGTAGCGCTGCAGCAGGGCTGGGATGACTACTCTCCTGACAGGCTTTACGATCCTGCGGTTTCGATTGAATACGGCATCTGCTACATTGCCGGTGTCCTGCATAAGTTCAGCGGTGATCCGGTCATAACAGCTGCTGCGTACAATGGAGGCCCTCATAACGCGATTCACTGGGGAGCAATCGATATGGAAACCGATGAATTCTTTTCACTGATTACGTATAATGAAACAAAGAGCTATGCGCAAAATGTTCATCATGCATACATTATATACAGAGCTCTCTACCTGGAACAGGAGTAA
- a CDS encoding radical SAM protein has protein sequence MKILIISSNRERHPWPVPPIGACYIASSLEREGFNVQLLDVIFSDNPSSEIAEKIRRFSPGLVAISIRNIDNLDQQSSRFYLEDIKENVINQVKNATSAPLVIGGSAVSIMPERIMDFLDVEYAISGEGEDALVQFARYLESGSDISSIDGLLYRKNGEIKANPVERIENLDELALPRLYKWIDWGKYRLNYAPYPVQTKRGCALECSYCAYNKIEGYHYRLRDPKKVVDEIEEIVSNCKPQVIEFTDSTFNIPLEHAMEICREKIKRNIKVSFNTMGINPAGVTEEFVALMKEANFMEISCTPESGSEKMLKALGKNFAVKDVKHTAALLGKVDIPVIWYFLFGGPGENETTIRETFDFIEKNIRKRDLVFITSAIRLFPGSPVYTYARDIGKLPDSIDILMPFWLQPEDISRETMLYMINREVLTHANYINLQDNTDESVFVRVLKKVYSIFRMKEPVWTNVIRRDIIYRLTGYNRYRLWNLEKEYRKFSLNS, from the coding sequence ATGAAGATACTCATTATCTCTTCCAATAGAGAAAGACATCCCTGGCCGGTACCCCCCATAGGGGCTTGCTACATTGCTTCAAGCCTGGAACGAGAAGGTTTTAACGTTCAATTGCTGGACGTAATCTTTTCAGATAATCCATCTTCAGAGATAGCCGAAAAGATTCGACGGTTTTCACCTGGTCTGGTAGCCATATCGATCAGGAATATAGACAATCTTGACCAGCAGTCCTCCCGTTTTTATCTGGAAGATATAAAAGAAAATGTGATCAATCAGGTAAAGAATGCAACATCTGCGCCATTGGTGATCGGAGGTTCGGCTGTCAGTATTATGCCGGAAAGGATTATGGATTTTCTGGATGTTGAATATGCCATATCCGGCGAAGGTGAGGATGCTCTGGTTCAGTTTGCTCGATACCTTGAGTCGGGATCCGATATTTCATCAATAGATGGCCTGTTATACAGGAAGAATGGAGAGATAAAAGCAAATCCTGTTGAAAGAATAGAGAATCTGGACGAACTGGCTTTGCCCCGGCTTTACAAGTGGATTGACTGGGGGAAATACCGGCTCAATTATGCCCCGTATCCCGTTCAGACCAAAAGGGGTTGTGCGCTGGAATGCAGTTATTGCGCATACAATAAAATAGAAGGTTACCATTACAGATTAAGAGATCCCAAAAAAGTTGTTGACGAAATAGAGGAGATAGTTTCAAACTGTAAGCCCCAGGTAATCGAGTTCACTGATTCCACCTTCAACATCCCCCTGGAACATGCGATGGAAATCTGCAGAGAAAAGATCAAAAGGAACATAAAGGTATCATTCAACACCATGGGAATCAATCCCGCCGGAGTTACAGAGGAGTTCGTTGCTCTGATGAAGGAAGCTAATTTCATGGAGATATCCTGCACGCCCGAATCCGGTTCTGAGAAAATGCTGAAGGCACTGGGAAAAAATTTCGCCGTGAAGGATGTTAAGCACACCGCCGCGCTCTTGGGCAAGGTCGATATACCGGTGATCTGGTATTTCCTTTTTGGCGGACCCGGGGAGAATGAAACTACTATCAGGGAAACGTTCGATTTTATCGAAAAGAATATCAGAAAACGAGATCTGGTCTTTATTACAAGCGCGATAAGATTGTTTCCAGGCTCACCGGTTTACACCTATGCTCGTGATATTGGCAAACTTCCTGATAGTATAGACATATTAATGCCGTTTTGGCTACAGCCGGAAGATATTAGCAGAGAAACGATGTTGTACATGATTAACAGGGAAGTGCTCACCCATGCCAATTATATCAACCTTCAGGACAATACTGATGAATCTGTTTTTGTAAGGGTTCTAAAAAAAGTTTACTCAATTTTCAGGATGAAGGAGCCTGTATGGACTAACGTCATACGAAGAGATATTATCTATAGGTTAACGGGCTATAACCGATACAGATTGTGGAATCTGGAGAAAGAGTATAGAAAATTCTCTTTGAATTCATAA
- a CDS encoding FIST C-terminal domain-containing protein, whose translation MVYIGMSQDTESEKAGREAAGEAKNQIIGQDSVSWVLAFCGGRHDPDRVLSGIRSELGNVDIYGGSAVGIITNNLLGYTGYECGLAVFTAPFPVPEAVVIDDMKAGEYKAGRNLGAELEKITAEGDTVLVFYDNARSAPPPVLYTGSQLIDGLYAGLGGNNLHIIGAGMVGEFTFSSSFIYSGSRTMKHSAIAIVLPGEKLQPHTTLMHGCSPVSSFLEITRIDGPVLYELDGRPAIEVICEKLAIDHETLPEIIQALILTIGKKHGDIYAPFDENLYVNRLIINSNPEEGSVTLFEADFQLGTKVQIMSRDNRMMVESVQKGTSELLENIDREKLKFALYIDCAGRASSFSGSEVEEAGIVRKIIGDSMPLLGFYSGVEIAPLLGRSRPLDWTGVLTVFTNE comes from the coding sequence ATGGTATACATAGGCATGAGCCAGGATACTGAATCAGAAAAAGCTGGCCGGGAAGCTGCCGGTGAGGCAAAAAACCAGATTATCGGTCAGGATTCAGTTTCCTGGGTACTCGCATTCTGCGGTGGGCGGCACGACCCCGACAGAGTGCTTTCCGGAATAAGATCTGAACTGGGCAATGTTGATATCTACGGTGGTTCTGCAGTTGGAATAATCACGAACAACTTACTTGGATACACCGGTTATGAATGTGGTCTGGCAGTATTTACAGCTCCTTTTCCTGTACCGGAAGCTGTAGTAATCGACGATATGAAAGCAGGCGAGTATAAGGCCGGTAGAAACCTTGGTGCTGAACTCGAAAAAATAACTGCAGAAGGTGACACCGTACTCGTATTTTACGATAATGCAAGGTCGGCTCCGCCTCCTGTGCTTTATACCGGGAGCCAGTTAATAGATGGCCTTTATGCCGGGCTTGGCGGGAACAATCTGCATATTATAGGTGCCGGCATGGTTGGCGAATTCACGTTCTCATCAAGTTTTATTTACAGCGGCAGCAGAACAATGAAGCATTCAGCAATTGCCATTGTACTTCCCGGAGAAAAACTGCAGCCTCATACAACACTTATGCATGGATGTTCTCCTGTTAGCTCTTTTCTGGAGATTACCAGGATAGACGGCCCAGTTCTTTATGAACTTGATGGTCGGCCTGCAATAGAAGTCATATGTGAAAAACTTGCTATAGATCATGAAACTTTACCTGAGATCATCCAAGCCCTAATATTGACTATAGGGAAAAAGCATGGGGATATCTATGCTCCTTTTGATGAAAATTTGTATGTAAACCGCCTTATTATTAACTCAAATCCTGAAGAGGGCTCTGTTACGCTTTTTGAAGCGGATTTCCAACTTGGAACAAAGGTTCAGATAATGTCACGGGATAATCGGATGATGGTGGAATCAGTACAAAAAGGAACTTCTGAACTGCTCGAAAACATCGACAGGGAAAAATTGAAGTTTGCCCTGTATATTGACTGTGCCGGGAGGGCTTCCAGCTTCAGCGGTTCTGAAGTTGAGGAGGCTGGCATTGTCAGGAAGATAATCGGGGATAGCATGCCGTTATTGGGTTTCTATTCCGGCGTGGAGATTGCACCGCTTCTGGGTCGCAGTCGTCCGCTGGACTGGACGGGGGTGCTGACAGTATTCACAAATGAATAA
- a CDS encoding response regulator → MNKKNDDIQAERDFYRRQCDDMGRQILRLQQELTQVHNDAKRIHTTTSLILKTYELINHDVSVEDIGKRFLQVILSTMWVDRAMVLRYDKEVEAFISQYYLGLKQDSSSVLRTTDTFPEFLFVNSNTESTPVTDSFCNAIESKYILWYFNRYEGVALLIGNDMEDRKFRLPFMEKDRDIIESSLNVFIDIVRRKEAEIALLESEGRYRSLVQSSPESIFVSCDDRLTLVNNAGLKLLGASSSKDVIEHPLLDFIHPDEHEIIMKMIADILENNHESPLTERRFKRIDGSIVDVEIVAIPFTFQDRAAVQIVALDITERRKMEEEQAKVQKIESLGVLAGGIAHDFNNILTGILGNIDLAKTYSNPESEAYEFLQDALNASTRAKELTYKLLTFSKGGSPLKKSTSIAEIITDSVNFILSGSSIKYEYSQPDDLWPVDIDVVQFRQVIENLTINAQQAMQNGGVLTIRTENAGSDTEQIPSRSIKRYVKLTVKDSGVGIPEENLQKIFDPYFTTKEKGNGLGLATAYSIIKKHEGLIRVESTIGEGTTFFINIPASDKKPSARKTNLADMKAGEGYILIMDDDRTVRMVALGMLKSSGFEAVSAKDGQEAIELYTAAGNSDKPFDVVILDLTVPGGMGGQETVKKLLEIDPDVKAVVSSGYAKDPILANYKDYGFKGIIPKPFNIKELCKSLLKVMNKG, encoded by the coding sequence ATGAATAAAAAAAATGATGATATTCAGGCTGAAAGGGATTTCTATCGTCGTCAATGTGACGACATGGGCCGGCAGATCCTGAGATTACAGCAGGAACTGACTCAGGTTCATAATGATGCAAAGCGCATACACACCACTACTTCCCTTATACTGAAAACATATGAACTTATTAATCATGATGTATCTGTTGAAGATATCGGGAAACGATTCCTCCAGGTTATTCTGAGCACAATGTGGGTTGATCGAGCTATGGTTCTTCGATACGATAAGGAAGTTGAAGCTTTTATCTCACAGTATTATCTTGGTCTTAAGCAGGATTCCTCGTCGGTACTCAGGACCACTGACACTTTTCCTGAGTTCCTGTTCGTTAATTCGAATACTGAATCAACCCCTGTAACGGATTCTTTCTGCAATGCAATTGAATCAAAATATATCCTGTGGTATTTCAACCGGTACGAAGGGGTCGCTCTGCTGATTGGTAATGACATGGAGGATAGAAAATTCCGTCTTCCTTTCATGGAGAAAGACAGGGACATCATTGAAAGCTCCCTGAATGTTTTCATTGATATTGTCAGGCGAAAAGAAGCTGAGATTGCCTTGCTGGAATCGGAGGGAAGGTATCGCAGTCTCGTTCAATCTTCACCGGAGTCCATTTTTGTCTCCTGTGATGACAGGCTGACGCTGGTTAATAATGCAGGGCTGAAACTCCTTGGAGCTTCCAGTTCCAAGGATGTTATCGAACATCCTTTACTGGATTTTATCCATCCGGACGAACACGAGATAATAATGAAAATGATTGCAGACATACTGGAGAATAATCACGAATCTCCCCTGACAGAGAGAAGGTTCAAAAGGATTGATGGCTCTATTGTGGATGTTGAGATTGTCGCAATTCCCTTTACCTTCCAGGACAGGGCAGCAGTTCAGATAGTCGCTCTCGATATCACTGAGCGCAGAAAGATGGAAGAAGAACAGGCTAAAGTTCAGAAGATCGAATCTCTGGGCGTTCTTGCCGGTGGAATTGCGCATGATTTTAACAATATCCTAACCGGTATTCTGGGTAATATTGACCTGGCAAAGACGTATTCCAACCCCGAAAGTGAAGCATATGAGTTTCTGCAGGATGCCCTGAATGCATCTACCAGAGCAAAAGAGCTGACCTATAAGCTGCTGACCTTTTCCAAAGGTGGATCACCCTTGAAGAAATCCACCTCAATAGCGGAGATAATCACCGATTCTGTCAATTTTATCCTTAGTGGTTCCAGTATCAAGTATGAATATTCTCAACCCGATGACCTCTGGCCAGTTGATATAGATGTCGTTCAGTTCAGACAGGTAATTGAGAACCTCACTATTAATGCACAGCAGGCGATGCAGAATGGAGGTGTCTTAACGATCAGGACAGAGAATGCAGGTTCAGACACCGAGCAGATTCCTTCCCGAAGCATTAAAAGATATGTGAAGCTGACGGTTAAAGACAGCGGAGTCGGTATCCCTGAAGAGAATCTTCAAAAGATATTTGATCCGTACTTCACAACAAAGGAAAAAGGAAACGGTCTCGGTCTCGCAACTGCCTATTCCATAATAAAAAAGCATGAAGGATTGATCAGAGTTGAATCTACGATTGGTGAAGGTACGACTTTTTTCATTAATATTCCCGCTTCAGATAAGAAACCTTCAGCCAGAAAAACAAATTTAGCTGATATGAAAGCCGGCGAAGGGTATATTCTGATAATGGATGATGATAGAACTGTCAGAATGGTTGCTCTCGGAATGTTAAAGAGTTCAGGTTTTGAAGCGGTCAGTGCTAAGGATGGACAGGAAGCAATTGAGCTTTATACCGCTGCCGGAAATTCAGATAAACCGTTTGATGTTGTTATTCTGGACCTGACCGTACCTGGAGGTATGGGGGGACAGGAGACAGTTAAGAAACTGCTGGAGATAGATCCGGATGTTAAGGCGGTCGTTTCAAGCGGATACGCAAAGGATCCAATACTGGCCAACTATAAAGACTATGGATTTAAAGGTATTATTCCAAAACCATTCAATATTAAAGAACTATGCAAGAGCCTGCTTAAAGTAATGAATAAGGGTTAA
- a CDS encoding flagellar assembly protein T N-terminal domain-containing protein gives MKWTILVFICLAAGCSQQVLMSDSSSFSVAETAPEESGVCCEEEIEVLTEGVSALTVQGGWDIARDNALDDALRKAVEQGVGAYIDAETQVENLQLLSDRIYSRTHGYVVSYRIIHEEQDDDLYRVVIRAVVNTGNIENDLAAIGILLSEQNRPRLMVVVRELDELSGLSNEDRLMDGIMFETMLLDHFRQKGFPVVDAATVEEILRRDQLRLILEGDDQTAALIGLEAGAEIVITGTALRSTNSRMIAGSLRDIHNYKVSCRAINTRTARVLAAAATTTEVPFSENQARILAVDTTADQLITDILDSWTLRENVTVILASNSNYTRVQMLRSELLLRLREVLDVIIRDYTGSRATLEVISEIGTQEVMDELASPEIGIDFEITGMGGNKIEIRFTD, from the coding sequence ATGAAATGGACAATACTGGTATTCATCTGTCTCGCGGCTGGGTGTTCACAGCAGGTTCTGATGTCTGACTCATCCTCTTTTTCCGTTGCTGAGACGGCACCTGAGGAATCAGGGGTTTGCTGCGAAGAAGAGATTGAAGTACTGACAGAGGGTGTCTCCGCTCTGACAGTTCAGGGAGGATGGGATATTGCACGTGACAATGCTCTTGATGATGCTCTCAGAAAAGCGGTGGAACAAGGAGTCGGAGCTTATATCGATGCTGAGACACAGGTAGAGAACCTCCAGCTTCTCTCCGACCGTATCTACTCCAGGACACATGGGTATGTAGTAAGCTACCGGATAATCCATGAGGAACAGGATGATGACCTCTATCGGGTTGTGATCAGAGCGGTTGTAAACACAGGAAATATTGAGAACGACCTGGCTGCCATAGGAATCCTGCTGAGCGAACAGAACAGACCAAGACTGATGGTTGTTGTCAGGGAGCTTGATGAACTATCCGGATTATCGAATGAAGACAGACTTATGGACGGCATCATGTTTGAAACCATGCTGCTGGATCACTTCCGGCAGAAAGGCTTCCCTGTAGTTGACGCCGCCACGGTTGAAGAAATCCTCCGGCGGGATCAGCTCAGACTCATTCTTGAGGGGGATGATCAGACCGCAGCACTCATCGGGCTTGAGGCCGGAGCGGAAATAGTAATAACCGGTACTGCTCTGCGCAGCACCAATTCCAGAATGATAGCCGGATCCCTTCGGGACATTCATAATTATAAGGTGAGCTGCCGGGCCATCAATACCAGAACTGCCAGAGTGCTCGCCGCTGCAGCTACAACCACCGAGGTCCCCTTCAGTGAAAATCAGGCCAGAATTCTTGCTGTAGATACTACTGCAGATCAACTGATAACGGATATTCTGGACAGCTGGACCCTGCGAGAAAATGTAACGGTTATTCTGGCGTCAAACTCGAATTACACAAGAGTACAAATGCTTAGATCCGAGTTGCTCCTCAGGCTCAGGGAAGTACTGGATGTTATCATCCGGGACTATACCGGTTCAAGAGCTACACTGGAAGTAATATCTGAAATAGGGACTCAGGAAGTGATGGATGAGCTGGCTTCTCCGGAAATAGGAATAGATTTCGAGATTACAGGCATGGGTGGAAACAAAATCGAGATAAGGTTTACGGATTAA
- a CDS encoding CsgG/HfaB family protein gives MKRILILVVTLVSGGLLFSCFNTIQMADLQHLPVDYAISPAFDEKPVWRTAVLPPMESLGYSLSQTAGLYDYAGLALLRTGRFTVVDRTVVDQLLDEQEFSYSGVVDQATAVQLGTLLGAEAVMTINVTRISHDSFWDDEPAQRDAVLHVKIISVETSEVLYTSTGQGNDFEGAEGALRMALEVALIGLTR, from the coding sequence TTGAAACGTATACTGATACTGGTGGTTACGCTTGTTTCAGGTGGACTGCTTTTTTCCTGTTTTAACACGATCCAGATGGCCGATCTTCAGCATTTGCCTGTAGACTATGCTATCTCCCCGGCATTTGATGAAAAACCGGTCTGGCGAACAGCAGTTCTGCCGCCAATGGAAAGCCTCGGATACAGCCTTTCCCAGACAGCTGGACTCTACGATTACGCGGGTTTGGCCCTGCTTAGAACAGGTCGATTCACTGTGGTGGACAGAACTGTTGTCGACCAGCTTCTTGATGAACAGGAGTTTTCCTACTCCGGCGTGGTTGACCAGGCAACTGCCGTTCAACTTGGCACGTTGCTCGGGGCTGAAGCTGTTATGACGATAAATGTTACACGGATATCCCACGACAGTTTCTGGGATGATGAACCGGCGCAGAGGGATGCAGTTCTTCATGTGAAGATCATCTCGGTGGAAACTTCCGAGGTTCTCTATACATCAACAGGCCAGGGTAATGATTTTGAAGGTGCAGAAGGCGCCCTGAGAATGGCTCTTGAGGTCGCCCTTATCGGTCTGACCAGATAA
- a CDS encoding 4Fe-4S dicluster domain-containing protein, protein MPLDKTGFKFYFIAMLYIRRGNLFQLLESLSGDYRVFVPSRKGDGIAFTAFGDSEEDYVIGEFRSFEPLKAFYFLGREKVAVDFSPENPRNEKPPCIVGVKSCDLKGLKILDFVFMDDEYGDPTYMKARTDGLIISADCTKAAETCFCTAMGVNPWPEAEYDINLSKVDEGYVVEIGSDKGQKVIDDHMALFQEANEEKIEQRDHNRLAVKRHIEKSVGKKNIPPVERLQRVVRKYYESDIWSEEAAPCVECGACNVICPTCHCFLLYDQKSDGSLARYRIWDSCMIKDFARVAGGENPRNRLWMRLRNRFEKKFDYFPSVADDIACTGCGRCIAACPGKIDIRQVLARLGALR, encoded by the coding sequence ATGCCCCTTGACAAGACTGGTTTCAAATTCTATTTCATTGCAATGCTTTACATCAGACGGGGTAATCTTTTTCAGCTCCTGGAATCCCTTTCGGGGGATTACAGGGTATTTGTGCCTTCCCGAAAAGGGGATGGTATTGCTTTCACTGCATTTGGTGATTCGGAAGAAGATTATGTAATAGGAGAATTCAGATCCTTCGAACCACTTAAGGCATTTTACTTTCTTGGACGTGAGAAAGTAGCTGTTGATTTCAGTCCTGAAAACCCTCGAAATGAAAAACCTCCCTGTATTGTCGGCGTGAAATCATGCGACTTAAAAGGACTTAAAATACTTGATTTTGTATTCATGGATGATGAATACGGAGATCCAACCTACATGAAAGCAAGAACGGATGGATTGATCATATCTGCTGACTGTACAAAAGCTGCAGAAACCTGTTTCTGCACCGCGATGGGTGTTAATCCCTGGCCTGAAGCAGAATACGATATTAATTTGTCGAAGGTTGATGAAGGTTATGTTGTAGAGATCGGAAGCGATAAAGGGCAGAAGGTTATCGATGATCATATGGCGCTTTTTCAGGAAGCAAATGAAGAAAAGATTGAGCAACGTGACCATAATCGCCTTGCGGTAAAGCGGCATATTGAGAAGAGTGTCGGGAAAAAGAATATACCTCCAGTTGAAAGACTCCAGCGCGTTGTCAGAAAGTATTATGAGTCTGATATCTGGTCAGAGGAAGCTGCTCCATGCGTTGAATGCGGAGCATGCAATGTAATCTGTCCGACATGTCACTGTTTCCTTCTGTACGATCAGAAGTCTGATGGCAGCCTGGCCAGATACCGGATATGGGATTCCTGCATGATAAAGGATTTCGCACGAGTAGCGGGGGGAGAAAACCCAAGAAATCGATTATGGATGCGGCTAAGGAACAGATTTGAAAAGAAGTTTGATTATTTCCCTTCTGTAGCGGATGATATTGCATGTACCGGATGCGGCAGATGCATAGCCGCATGTCCGGGTAAAATTGATATAAGACAGGTACTCGCAAGACTGGGTGCACTAAGATGA
- a CDS encoding FAD/NAD(P)-binding protein, whose amino-acid sequence MKNPYRSIEAEVLSVTTETPTIKTFLFKPKEELTFKPGQFMELSVPGLGEAPFTPSSDSGIKETMEITIVKVGKVTDEIHKLKPGDTVGLRGPLGKGYPMIRFIGQEVLIVGGGVGLAPIRTLMYDLFHMSDKLSKLVYRGGCRNPEELIFRKELEGWMKRDDIDMVLTVDEGDDSWNGPVGLVTSIMDGIDMNFSRVKAVVCGPPIMMKFATFKLKELGVEDRNIYLSMEKNMSCGFGKCGHCRIGPYYCCKDGPVFTYNMIRDFPGIWD is encoded by the coding sequence ATGAAGAATCCATATCGTTCTATCGAGGCCGAAGTCCTTTCGGTCACAACTGAGACACCTACAATTAAGACATTTCTGTTCAAACCGAAGGAAGAACTCACTTTCAAGCCCGGCCAGTTCATGGAACTCTCAGTTCCAGGCCTGGGTGAAGCTCCGTTCACCCCATCTTCTGACTCTGGAATTAAAGAAACGATGGAGATAACCATCGTAAAAGTGGGTAAAGTTACCGATGAGATCCATAAGCTCAAACCGGGTGATACTGTTGGTTTGAGAGGTCCGCTTGGCAAGGGATACCCCATGATAAGATTCATCGGTCAGGAAGTACTTATTGTAGGCGGCGGTGTTGGCCTTGCTCCTATACGAACTCTGATGTACGATCTGTTTCATATGAGTGACAAACTGTCAAAACTTGTTTACAGAGGCGGTTGCAGAAATCCCGAAGAGTTGATCTTTCGCAAGGAACTTGAGGGTTGGATGAAACGCGATGATATTGACATGGTTCTTACGGTAGATGAGGGCGATGATTCCTGGAACGGTCCCGTAGGTCTTGTTACATCGATCATGGACGGCATTGATATGAACTTTTCAAGAGTGAAAGCAGTCGTCTGCGGTCCTCCGATAATGATGAAATTCGCTACTTTCAAATTGAAAGAACTCGGAGTTGAAGACAGAAATATCTATCTCTCCATGGAGAAGAATATGTCGTGCGGTTTCGGAAAATGCGGCCACTGCAGAATAGGTCCTTACTACTGCTGCAAAGATGGTCCTGTTTTTACATATAATATGATTCGGGACTTCCCGGGAATCTGGGACTAG